One Bacillota bacterium genomic region harbors:
- a CDS encoding MaoC family dehydratase: MEWEKGMTITPIELVITPELVKLYAEVSGDHNRLHLDEEFARTTRFGTRIAHGMLLMAVVTEMLMGAFGLSWARSGQLDVSFVAPVPVGSTLHTDGQVTGVSLDQEGYHFAIETWATIDNGQKVLTATGSVLLSSDLI, from the coding sequence GTGGAATGGGAAAAAGGAATGACGATTACCCCGATCGAGTTGGTGATTACACCTGAATTGGTGAAGCTTTATGCCGAAGTGTCTGGCGACCACAACCGTCTTCACCTGGACGAAGAATTTGCCCGTACTACTCGCTTTGGTACCAGAATTGCCCATGGCATGCTCTTAATGGCGGTGGTCACGGAGATGTTAATGGGCGCTTTTGGCTTATCCTGGGCCCGGAGCGGTCAGTTGGATGTTTCCTTTGTTGCCCCGGTTCCGGTTGGGTCAACCCTACACACTGACGGTCAGGTAACTGGTGTGAGTTTAGACCAGGAGGGATACCATTTTGCCATAGAGACCTGGGCGACCATTGATAATGGACAAAAGGTGCTTACGGCTACGGGGAGTGTCTTACTCTCATCGGATTTAATCTAA